One Hordeum vulgare subsp. vulgare chromosome 4H, MorexV3_pseudomolecules_assembly, whole genome shotgun sequence DNA window includes the following coding sequences:
- the LOC123450621 gene encoding uncharacterized protein LOC123450621 produces MGRPSPVRLPLSISSRCLPRRRHSQCSSPPPLPRSSAPPPLRSFFLWAPVVVLVSDLSAAGAVLPGAHPDRTSLPFDLFPLREACRPSGCSLRAEHHGHWYERMPPEPAAEGDEATSSSSSPAVAARRPEAPYPGAYSRRLCSLPRP; encoded by the exons atgggccggcccagtccg GTCCGCCTCCCTCTCTCGATCTCCTCACGCTGCCTGCCACGCCGCCGCCACTCGCAGTGCTCCTCCCCACCGCCGCTGCCGCGCTCATCCGCACCGCCGCCGCTGCGCTCTTTCTTTCTGTGGGCACCGGTAGTGGTGCTGGTCTCCGACCTCAGCGCCGCGGGCGCCGTCCTCCCCGGTGCCCATCCAGATCGGACGAGCCTCCCGTTCGACCTGTTCCCCCTCCGTGAAGCCTGCCGTCCGAGCGGATGTAGCCTGCGCGCAGAGCACCACGGCCACTGGTACGAGCGGATGCCGCCGGAGCCCGCCGCGGAAGGGGACGAGGCGACGtcttcctcctcgtcgccggcggtgGCGGCGCGGCGGCCCGAGGCCCCCTACCCCGGAGCCTACTCCCGTCGTCTCTGCTCTCTTCCCCGCCCCTGA